In Roseomonas fluvialis, one genomic interval encodes:
- a CDS encoding UdgX family uracil-DNA binding protein (This protein belongs to the uracil DNA glycosylase superfamily, members of which act in excision repair of DNA. However, it belongs more specifically to UdgX branch, whose founding member was found to bind uracil in DNA (where it does not belong), without cleaving it, appears to promote DNA repair by a pathway involving RecA, rather than base excision.) yields the protein MLAVALEGRGDLAEWRDAARALAMAGVAPEHVDWRTAGAASLFDGAMPLPPVTRPPPRVPRAFLDLAETVICHSDSGRFALLYRLLARLQGDPALLSMAADPDVVTAERLAKSVRRDCHKMAAFVRFRETPGEGGRRRFLAWFEPDHHIVARKAPFFARRFADMDWMILTPKGSAAFDDGVLSVSTAPATKPALEDATDALWLTYYASIFNPARVKVAAMMSEMPKKYWRNLPEAALIPELLAQAPARVAAMAAQAALPPPAHHARIQARRRAVEAPAATTDSLAALREAARGCTRCALHCHATQAVFGEGPDRADLMIVGEQPGDREDLAGRPFVGPAGAVLDRAMAAAGIDRAATYLTNAVKHFKHEPRGKRRLHVTPNADEIEHCRWWLRQEIALVRPRLVVAMGATAVRALTGETPRLGDIRGRVLPLEEDRALLVTTHPAYLLRLPDARRAAEETARFHADLAAARAHLEAEARRGPVNA from the coding sequence ATGCTGGCCGTCGCGCTGGAAGGGCGCGGCGACCTCGCCGAATGGCGCGACGCGGCGCGGGCGCTGGCCATGGCGGGGGTGGCGCCGGAGCACGTCGACTGGCGCACGGCCGGCGCGGCGTCGTTGTTCGATGGCGCGATGCCGCTGCCGCCCGTGACCCGCCCGCCGCCTCGCGTGCCGCGCGCGTTCCTCGACCTCGCGGAGACCGTCATCTGCCACAGCGATTCTGGCCGCTTCGCCCTGCTGTACCGCCTGCTGGCGCGCCTGCAGGGCGACCCTGCGCTGCTGTCCATGGCCGCCGACCCGGACGTGGTCACCGCCGAGCGCCTGGCGAAATCCGTCCGCCGCGACTGCCACAAGATGGCGGCCTTCGTGCGCTTCCGCGAAACGCCGGGGGAGGGCGGGCGGCGGCGCTTCCTGGCCTGGTTCGAACCGGACCATCACATCGTGGCGCGCAAGGCGCCCTTCTTCGCACGGCGATTCGCCGACATGGACTGGATGATCCTGACGCCGAAGGGGTCCGCCGCCTTCGACGATGGCGTGCTGTCGGTCAGCACCGCGCCCGCGACGAAGCCGGCGCTGGAAGACGCGACCGACGCGCTATGGCTCACCTACTACGCATCGATCTTCAACCCCGCGCGGGTGAAGGTCGCGGCGATGATGTCCGAGATGCCGAAGAAGTACTGGCGGAACCTGCCCGAGGCCGCGCTGATCCCGGAGCTGCTGGCGCAGGCGCCGGCGCGCGTGGCGGCCATGGCGGCCCAGGCCGCGCTGCCGCCGCCCGCGCATCACGCGCGCATCCAGGCGCGGCGCCGCGCGGTGGAAGCGCCGGCCGCCACGACCGATTCTCTTGCCGCCCTTCGCGAGGCCGCGCGCGGTTGCACGCGCTGCGCGCTGCATTGCCACGCGACGCAGGCTGTCTTCGGCGAAGGCCCGGACCGCGCCGACCTGATGATCGTCGGCGAACAGCCAGGCGATCGCGAGGACCTGGCCGGCCGCCCCTTCGTCGGCCCTGCGGGCGCCGTGCTGGACCGTGCAATGGCCGCGGCGGGGATCGATCGCGCGGCGACCTACCTGACCAATGCGGTGAAGCACTTCAAGCACGAACCGCGCGGCAAGCGGCGGCTGCATGTCACGCCCAATGCCGATGAGATCGAGCACTGCCGCTGGTGGCTACGCCAGGAGATCGCGCTGGTGCGCCCGCGCCTGGTGGTCGCGATGGGCGCGACGGCGGTGCGGGCTTTGACGGGCGAGACGCCACGGCTGGGCGACATCCGCGGCCGCGTCCTGCCGCTCGAGGAGGACCGCGCGCTGCTGGTCACGACTCACCCCGCATACCTGCTGCGGCTGCCGGATGCGCGCCGTGCGGCGGAGGAGACGGCGCGCTTTCATGCTGACCTGGCAGCGGCGCGGGCGCACCTGGAGGCTGAGGCGCGGCGCGGGCCGGTGAACGCGTAG
- a CDS encoding DUF169 domain-containing protein, translated as MNDAPPAAEAPPLDAKHVADLARQLTELLRLRTLPFGMKLFESADEMAAIPGLRRPPEGRKFSTCQLVTQARIAGFTMGISHDNVPGFSNCGGVIGLNEPSELYLSGRKFEGVWFENREAAALHQAQMPRVPARYAGLVVSPLRSARLDPPDICLFYANPAQMILFINGLQWRTYKRFDFSITGESACADSWGRALRDRAPCLSIPCYAERRYGGVSDDEMLMALPPGDLAVAVEGMLGLSKAGLRYPIMPYGPQADPGEGMAKSYAGKS; from the coding sequence ATGAACGATGCCCCGCCGGCCGCCGAGGCGCCGCCGCTCGACGCGAAGCATGTCGCCGATCTCGCGCGCCAGCTCACGGAACTGCTGCGACTGCGGACCCTGCCCTTCGGCATGAAGCTGTTCGAAAGCGCCGACGAGATGGCCGCCATCCCCGGCCTGCGTCGCCCGCCGGAAGGCCGCAAATTCTCCACCTGCCAGCTGGTGACGCAGGCGCGCATCGCCGGCTTCACCATGGGCATCAGCCACGACAACGTGCCGGGCTTCTCCAATTGCGGCGGCGTGATCGGGCTGAACGAACCCTCGGAGCTGTACCTGTCGGGCCGCAAGTTCGAAGGCGTGTGGTTCGAGAATCGCGAGGCCGCGGCGCTGCACCAGGCGCAGATGCCGCGCGTCCCCGCGCGCTATGCCGGCCTGGTGGTTTCCCCGCTGCGCAGCGCGCGGCTTGACCCGCCCGACATCTGCCTGTTCTACGCCAACCCGGCGCAGATGATCCTGTTCATTAACGGGCTGCAGTGGCGCACCTACAAGCGCTTCGACTTCTCCATCACCGGGGAGAGTGCCTGCGCCGATTCCTGGGGCCGTGCCCTGCGGGATCGTGCGCCCTGCCTGTCCATCCCGTGCTACGCGGAACGCCGCTACGGCGGGGTCTCGGACGACGAGATGCTGATGGCGCTGCCGCCGGGCGACCTGGCGGTCGCGGTCGAGGGGATGCTGGGGCTGTCCAAGGCGGGGCTGCGGTATCCCATCATGCCCTATGGCCCGCAGGCCGATCCCGGCGAGGGCATGGCGAAGTCCTACGCCGGCAAGAGCTGA
- a CDS encoding DUF6065 family protein, whose product MAPDKTPIVAFHRLIPGIPAPERADRSALGGLPTRAFRYCDAVTTAAGFGWHITAPLDLSLMWDGHEVLWTCEELEHEWMPLGLGAVQYPHFRARFDEEVPEDIRGFSPPFLTGLPEPGVVQMWTGLFVRTAPGWSLLSRTPANLPRSPHYEQFEGVVEFDKWFGPLFTNIRLTRTDTPVEINQLRPILQVQPIPQFAYADAVMNAHSVTDAFTQWGDAEWDAYRSSVVTPAMVEEHQPGHYSAEIRRARRGQGCPFAAMAAAREAAPAA is encoded by the coding sequence ATGGCCCCGGACAAGACGCCGATCGTCGCCTTCCACCGCCTGATCCCCGGCATCCCGGCACCCGAGCGGGCCGATCGATCCGCCCTGGGCGGCCTGCCGACGCGCGCCTTCCGCTACTGCGATGCGGTCACTACCGCCGCCGGCTTCGGCTGGCACATCACCGCGCCGCTCGACCTCAGCCTGATGTGGGACGGGCACGAAGTGCTCTGGACCTGCGAGGAGCTCGAGCATGAATGGATGCCGCTCGGTCTTGGTGCCGTGCAGTACCCGCATTTCCGCGCCCGCTTCGATGAGGAAGTGCCGGAGGATATCCGCGGCTTCTCGCCACCCTTCCTGACCGGCCTGCCCGAACCTGGCGTCGTGCAGATGTGGACCGGCCTGTTCGTGCGCACCGCGCCCGGCTGGTCCCTGCTGTCGCGCACGCCGGCCAACCTGCCGCGCTCCCCGCACTACGAGCAGTTCGAAGGCGTGGTGGAATTCGACAAGTGGTTCGGCCCGCTGTTCACGAACATCCGCCTGACGCGCACCGACACGCCGGTCGAGATCAATCAGCTGCGCCCCATCCTGCAGGTCCAGCCCATCCCGCAATTCGCCTATGCCGATGCGGTGATGAACGCGCATTCCGTCACCGACGCCTTCACCCAATGGGGCGATGCGGAATGGGATGCGTATCGTTCGAGCGTGGTCACGCCCGCGATGGTCGAGGAACACCAGCCCGGCCACTACTCCGCCGAGATCCGCCGCGCCCGTCGCGGCCAGGGATGCCCCTTCGCGGCCATGGCGGCCGCACGGGAAGCCGCGCCGGCAGCCTGA
- a CDS encoding BTAD domain-containing putative transcriptional regulator: MSDIVGRLGQDDRPSRDLELPEGALGAVPPIRLRIAMLGRLDVRSFAGDPLLPRSRKTRGVLAVLAFESPEPVSRQRLADLLWSRRGEEQARGSLRQALHELQDVLGDWGKGLIVATRETVALNTTGVWIDARELPRMARDRPEALNLLQAELLSDLDSLDAAFDAWLIEQRRRLREIALDAATARLAAAAGAEARAQEARRVLAIDAAQEPVWRTLIRAEAERGDRGAAFAAWEECRRVFAERFRGAPSPETAALAESLRGEAAPPPRPPKRSAARGARLGVMPFQVLGSGSDAEVSLGLAGEITAALARFRWLVLVDSSSIAAVDRQEGLSEELGLDFSLSGTVQRAGDRVRVTLRLTDHRPPDAVVWAERFDRDAGDILTLQDEIAAEVVARVDPEILLIEANRAATRPQVHANAYDLLLRAIPAIYRLDRQSYELAGTLLTEATRLEPDYAPAFAWHAYWHLFLVGQGWAPAGTEVLAKSEELASRAVALDPSDAQALAILGHVRAFLHHRVAEAVTLYERALALNPNLPMAWVFSALTLSYRGEHAEALRRWEKYKKLAPLHPHAFFFDAARLVPLLLLRRFEDVDADARQVTALHAGFTFPYKLWLSALGHLGRREQAGEVLAKLIALEPDFDLQKARLRSPLQLPADLDFYLAGLRGAGLS; the protein is encoded by the coding sequence ATGTCAGACATCGTTGGCCGTCTCGGGCAGGACGACAGACCTTCCCGAGACCTCGAACTGCCCGAAGGCGCCCTCGGCGCCGTGCCGCCGATTCGCCTGCGCATCGCCATGCTCGGCCGCCTCGATGTGCGGTCTTTCGCAGGCGACCCCCTGCTCCCGCGCTCGCGCAAGACGCGTGGCGTCCTGGCCGTACTCGCCTTCGAATCGCCGGAGCCGGTTTCCCGCCAGCGCCTGGCCGACCTGCTCTGGAGCCGCCGGGGCGAGGAACAGGCCCGCGGATCGCTGCGCCAGGCGCTGCACGAACTGCAGGACGTGCTCGGCGACTGGGGCAAGGGGCTGATCGTCGCGACGCGGGAGACCGTGGCGCTGAACACCACCGGCGTCTGGATCGACGCGCGCGAGCTCCCGCGCATGGCACGCGACAGACCCGAAGCGCTCAACCTGCTCCAGGCCGAGCTGCTCTCCGACCTCGACAGCCTGGATGCCGCCTTTGATGCCTGGCTGATCGAACAGCGCCGCCGGCTGCGCGAAATCGCCCTCGATGCCGCGACGGCACGCCTTGCCGCCGCCGCCGGCGCCGAGGCGCGTGCGCAGGAAGCGCGGCGCGTGCTCGCCATCGATGCCGCGCAGGAACCGGTCTGGCGCACCCTGATCCGTGCCGAGGCCGAACGTGGCGACCGCGGCGCCGCCTTCGCCGCCTGGGAGGAATGCCGCCGCGTCTTCGCCGAACGCTTCCGCGGCGCGCCCTCGCCCGAGACCGCGGCACTCGCGGAGTCGCTGCGTGGCGAGGCCGCCCCGCCGCCGCGCCCGCCCAAGCGCAGCGCGGCGCGCGGCGCGCGGCTCGGCGTCATGCCCTTCCAGGTGCTGGGCAGCGGGTCAGATGCCGAGGTGTCGCTCGGCCTCGCCGGCGAGATCACCGCAGCCCTCGCGCGATTCCGCTGGCTGGTGCTGGTCGACAGCTCCTCGATCGCGGCGGTTGACCGCCAGGAAGGGCTGAGCGAGGAGCTCGGACTCGACTTCTCCCTGTCGGGCACGGTGCAGCGCGCGGGGGACCGAGTGCGCGTGACCCTGCGCCTGACCGACCACCGCCCGCCCGACGCCGTGGTCTGGGCCGAACGATTCGACCGCGACGCGGGCGATATCCTGACCCTGCAGGACGAGATCGCCGCCGAGGTGGTGGCCCGGGTCGACCCCGAGATCCTGCTGATCGAGGCGAACCGCGCGGCCACGCGCCCGCAGGTGCATGCCAATGCCTATGACCTGCTGCTGCGTGCGATCCCGGCGATCTACCGGCTCGACCGGCAATCCTACGAACTCGCCGGGACCCTGCTGACGGAAGCGACGCGGCTCGAGCCCGACTACGCCCCGGCCTTCGCCTGGCATGCCTATTGGCATCTGTTCCTGGTCGGGCAGGGCTGGGCGCCGGCCGGCACGGAGGTGCTGGCGAAAAGCGAGGAACTCGCCTCGCGCGCCGTCGCGCTCGACCCGTCGGATGCGCAGGCGCTGGCCATCCTGGGCCATGTGCGCGCCTTCCTGCACCACCGCGTGGCCGAGGCGGTGACGCTGTACGAACGCGCCCTGGCGCTGAACCCGAACCTGCCCATGGCCTGGGTGTTCTCGGCGCTTACGCTGTCCTACCGCGGCGAGCACGCCGAGGCGCTGCGGCGGTGGGAGAAGTACAAGAAGCTTGCGCCGCTGCACCCGCACGCCTTCTTCTTCGATGCCGCGCGGCTGGTGCCGCTGCTGCTGCTGCGCCGCTTCGAGGACGTGGATGCCGATGCGCGGCAGGTGACGGCGCTGCACGCCGGCTTCACGTTCCCCTACAAGCTGTGGCTGTCGGCGCTCGGTCACCTGGGCCGGCGCGAACAGGCGGGCGAGGTGCTCGCGAAGCTGATCGCGCTGGAGCCCGATTTCGACCTGCAGAAGGCGCGCCTGCGCTCACCGCTGCAATTGCCGGCGGACCTTGACTTCTACCTGGCCGGGCTGCGCGGCGCCGGGTTGAGTTGA
- a CDS encoding MOSC domain-containing protein, which yields MSHDFTGVLLAIHVATEASAPMVELDAARLVEGLGIEGDRYATQRGTYSGRPLAGDNPFANRQVTLIEMETLDALQRDHGIDLAPHETRRNLTTAGVPLNHLVGREFRVGDVVLVGGRLNVPCQYLEDLLGKPVFKPLIHRSGLNCRIVKGGTIRPGDAIRPL from the coding sequence ATGAGCCATGATTTCACCGGCGTGCTGCTCGCGATCCACGTCGCGACCGAGGCCAGCGCACCCATGGTCGAACTGGACGCCGCGCGCCTGGTGGAAGGCCTGGGCATCGAGGGCGACCGCTACGCCACCCAACGCGGCACCTACAGCGGGCGCCCGCTCGCGGGCGACAACCCCTTCGCCAACCGCCAGGTCACGCTGATCGAAATGGAGACTCTGGATGCGCTCCAGCGCGACCACGGCATCGACCTGGCCCCGCATGAGACCCGTCGCAACCTGACGACCGCCGGCGTGCCGCTCAACCACCTGGTCGGGCGCGAATTCCGCGTGGGCGACGTGGTGCTGGTGGGCGGGCGGCTGAACGTGCCCTGCCAGTATCTGGAAGACCTGCTGGGCAAACCGGTGTTCAAGCCGCTGATCCACCGGTCGGGCCTGAATTGCCGCATCGTGAAGGGCGGGACCATCCGGCCGGGGGATGCGATCCGGCCGCTGTAG
- a CDS encoding alpha/beta hydrolase → MTAGTPYAFAEGWRYWSQKDRDDAYNNTDMVADSAAQIAARNALSAEFRAAHAGHLDLPYGPAEREKWDLFPGADPSAPCLVFIHGGYWQRNRREDFAILAQGALAMGWSAALPGYTLAPDASLTTIAWQISRALDWLSAEGTAHGIAGPVVVSGWSAGGHLAALAAEHPAVTAALAMSGVHELGPIRDTYLDEKLRLTEAEIADLSPIRRPVVMKPIAIAYGGAELPELRRQSRVFHRIRAEAQAPGPLIPIPGADHFRVLESLWSPDGALTRAAAELLR, encoded by the coding sequence ATGACCGCGGGTACGCCCTACGCCTTCGCGGAAGGCTGGCGGTACTGGTCCCAGAAGGACCGCGACGACGCCTACAACAACACCGACATGGTGGCCGACAGCGCCGCGCAGATCGCCGCGCGCAACGCGCTCTCGGCGGAATTCCGAGCAGCCCATGCGGGGCATCTCGACCTGCCCTATGGCCCGGCGGAACGGGAAAAGTGGGACCTGTTCCCTGGCGCCGATCCATCCGCGCCGTGCCTCGTGTTCATCCATGGCGGCTATTGGCAGCGCAACCGGCGGGAGGATTTCGCCATCCTCGCCCAGGGCGCGCTGGCCATGGGCTGGTCGGCCGCACTGCCGGGCTACACGCTGGCGCCGGATGCATCGCTCACGACCATCGCCTGGCAGATCAGCCGCGCGCTGGACTGGCTCTCGGCGGAAGGTACGGCGCATGGCATCGCCGGGCCGGTCGTGGTCTCGGGCTGGTCCGCCGGCGGGCACCTGGCCGCACTCGCCGCCGAGCACCCGGCGGTGACCGCCGCGCTCGCCATGTCGGGCGTCCACGAACTTGGCCCGATCCGCGACACCTACCTGGACGAGAAGCTGCGCCTGACCGAGGCCGAGATCGCCGACCTCTCGCCGATCCGCCGCCCGGTGGTGATGAAGCCGATCGCCATCGCGTACGGCGGCGCCGAACTGCCCGAACTGCGCCGGCAATCCCGCGTCTTCCATCGCATCCGGGCCGAGGCGCAGGCGCCCGGGCCACTCATTCCCATCCCCGGCGCCGACCATTTCCGCGTGCTGGAATCCCTCTGGAGCCCGGATGGCGCGCTGACCCGCGCCGCGGCGGAGCTGCTGCGATGA
- a CDS encoding D-2-hydroxyacid dehydrogenase family protein yields the protein MPDAIKRLAILDDYQGVAMSMGPWDTLPGLEVTVFRDTLTDRAALVQRLAPFDAILAMRERTPFPRALIEALPNLRLLITTAARNRSIDASACADRGIAFCGTPSFGDPTTDITWGLITGLMRDLPAQQAALRAGQWQTSVGRGLEGQTLGIVGLGKLGARTAKVGLAFGMKVIAWSQNLTDERAAEVGVTRVDKATLLSTADVVTLHLILSDRSRGIIGAADLAQMKKTAFIVNTSRGPLIDQDALIAALKAGTIAGAGIDVFDIEPLPPGHPLLGAPNTFLTPHLGYVTQQNYHAYYQGTVEAIAAFNAGAPVRVITP from the coding sequence ATGCCCGACGCCATCAAGCGCCTCGCCATCCTCGACGACTACCAGGGGGTCGCGATGTCCATGGGGCCCTGGGACACGCTGCCGGGCCTGGAGGTCACGGTGTTCCGCGACACCCTCACCGACCGCGCCGCGCTGGTGCAGCGCCTGGCCCCCTTCGACGCCATCCTGGCCATGCGCGAACGCACGCCCTTCCCGCGCGCGCTGATCGAAGCCCTGCCGAACCTGCGGCTGCTCATCACCACGGCCGCGCGCAACCGCTCGATCGACGCGTCCGCCTGTGCCGATCGCGGCATCGCCTTCTGCGGCACGCCCTCCTTCGGGGACCCGACCACCGACATCACCTGGGGCCTCATCACCGGGCTGATGCGCGACCTGCCGGCGCAGCAGGCGGCGCTGCGGGCGGGCCAGTGGCAGACCTCGGTCGGGCGGGGGCTGGAAGGGCAGACGCTGGGCATCGTGGGCCTCGGCAAGCTCGGCGCGCGCACGGCGAAGGTCGGCCTGGCCTTCGGCATGAAGGTGATCGCCTGGAGCCAGAACCTGACCGACGAACGTGCCGCCGAGGTGGGTGTGACGCGCGTCGACAAGGCCACGCTGCTCTCCACCGCCGACGTGGTGACGCTGCACCTGATCCTGTCCGACCGATCCCGCGGCATCATCGGCGCAGCGGATCTGGCGCAGATGAAGAAGACCGCCTTCATCGTGAACACCTCGCGCGGGCCCTTGATCGACCAGGATGCGCTGATCGCGGCACTCAAGGCCGGCACCATCGCCGGCGCGGGCATCGACGTCTTCGACATCGAACCGCTGCCGCCCGGCCATCCGCTGCTGGGCGCGCCGAACACCTTCCTCACGCCGCACCTGGGGTACGTGACGCAGCAGAACTACCACGCCTATTACCAGGGCACGGTCGAGGCAATCGCCGCCTTCAATGCCGGCGCGCCGGTCCGGGTCATCACGCCATGA
- a CDS encoding acyl-CoA thioesterase, whose protein sequence is MSKGRGTRADYRFFLPIPTRWMDNDVYGHVNNVTYYSWFDTVVARFLIDTGFLHIPTAPVIGLVVETQCRYFAPIAFPDTVTAGLRCGRAGNTSVRYEIGIFRGDDEVAAAEGHFVHVYVDRATQKTPTPLPANLRAALAGITAG, encoded by the coding sequence GTGTCCAAGGGCCGCGGCACGCGTGCCGACTATCGCTTCTTCCTGCCCATTCCCACGCGCTGGATGGACAACGACGTGTATGGGCATGTGAACAACGTGACCTACTACTCGTGGTTCGACACGGTGGTGGCGCGCTTCCTGATCGACACCGGCTTCCTGCACATCCCGACCGCGCCGGTGATCGGCCTGGTGGTGGAGACGCAGTGCCGCTACTTCGCGCCCATCGCCTTCCCGGACACGGTCACGGCGGGGCTGCGTTGCGGGCGGGCGGGGAATACCTCGGTGCGCTACGAGATCGGCATCTTCCGCGGAGATGACGAGGTCGCCGCGGCCGAGGGCCACTTCGTGCATGTCTATGTGGATCGCGCGACGCAGAAGACGCCGACACCGCTGCCGGCGAATCTGCGCGCGGCGCTGGCGGGGATTACGGCGGGCTGA
- a CDS encoding ABC transporter substrate-binding protein yields the protein MQPIILNEPFRAVFYAPFYVAEARGFFAAQGVEVRRDTAGDPNKAADNLLSGAADIAWSGPMRPMLLRDRDPACPLRSFCAVVMKDPFLLVGRGARPGFTLADLPGLSFGTVSEVPTPWWCLQDDIRQAGIDPDALDRVTDRSMAENIAAVREGRLDVAQVFEPHAALAEAAGLSVWHRAADRGPSAYTAFYATETRIAERQAEFAAMIRAMAAALAWVAEAPPAEIAATVAPMFPEVPQAALTVSLARYQSLALWSPTPHFPRAAFDQLQGAMRSAGIIKGAPAFEACVDEAIVTRALGG from the coding sequence ATGCAGCCCATCATACTCAACGAACCCTTCCGCGCCGTCTTCTACGCGCCCTTCTACGTGGCCGAGGCGCGCGGGTTCTTCGCCGCGCAGGGCGTCGAGGTGCGGCGCGACACCGCCGGCGACCCCAACAAGGCCGCCGACAACCTCCTGTCGGGAGCCGCCGACATCGCCTGGTCCGGCCCGATGCGCCCGATGCTGCTGCGCGACCGCGACCCCGCCTGCCCGCTGCGGTCCTTCTGCGCCGTGGTGATGAAGGACCCCTTCCTGCTGGTCGGGCGCGGCGCGCGGCCGGGCTTCACGCTGGCGGACCTGCCGGGGTTGAGTTTCGGCACGGTCAGCGAGGTCCCCACCCCCTGGTGGTGCCTGCAGGACGATATCCGCCAGGCCGGCATCGACCCCGATGCACTCGACCGCGTGACAGACCGTTCGATGGCCGAGAACATCGCCGCGGTGCGCGAGGGGCGGCTCGATGTCGCGCAGGTCTTCGAACCGCATGCGGCGCTGGCGGAAGCGGCGGGCCTGTCGGTGTGGCACCGCGCGGCCGATCGTGGGCCATCGGCCTATACCGCCTTCTACGCGACCGAGACGCGCATCGCCGAGCGCCAGGCGGAATTCGCCGCCATGATCCGCGCCATGGCGGCCGCGCTGGCCTGGGTCGCCGAAGCGCCACCGGCCGAGATCGCCGCCACCGTCGCGCCCATGTTCCCGGAGGTGCCGCAGGCCGCGCTCACGGTGTCGCTCGCACGCTACCAGTCGCTCGCGCTGTGGTCCCCCACGCCGCATTTCCCGCGCGCCGCCTTCGACCAGTTGCAGGGCGCGATGCGCTCGGCCGGCATCATCAAGGGCGCGCCCGCCTTCGAAGCCTGCGTGGACGAGGCGATCGTCACGCGCGCGCTGGGAGGCTGA
- the minC gene encoding septum site-determining protein MinC: MSAVPRPETTPRLEPFRLRGANFNLLVLRLLDPRPEAVVPAIGDQFRRAPGFLRFAPVVLGLGDLDIPPGNVDFAGLIEGLRGLEIVPIGTTGGTPEMRNAAMAFGLPPIRSTGGKESDEPAPAPAPAAAAEPVAPPPAPPPPAGMARPTMIVDTPVRAGQRVWAQGGDLVVTSTVNAGAEVIADGNIHVYGALRGRAIAGGGDNAEARIFAQNFDPELVSIAGYYAVRDGLQGAPIGKAVQVRLTGERMRFDPIG; the protein is encoded by the coding sequence ATGTCCGCCGTGCCACGGCCCGAAACAACGCCCCGACTGGAGCCGTTCCGCCTGCGCGGAGCGAACTTCAACCTGCTGGTGCTGCGCCTGCTGGATCCGCGGCCGGAGGCGGTGGTGCCCGCGATCGGCGACCAGTTCCGCCGCGCGCCCGGCTTCCTGCGCTTCGCGCCCGTGGTGCTGGGGCTCGGGGACCTCGACATCCCGCCGGGCAATGTGGACTTCGCCGGGCTGATCGAGGGGCTGCGCGGGCTCGAGATCGTGCCGATCGGCACCACCGGCGGCACCCCCGAGATGCGCAACGCCGCCATGGCTTTCGGCCTGCCGCCGATCCGCAGCACCGGCGGCAAGGAAAGCGACGAACCCGCACCCGCGCCGGCACCCGCCGCCGCGGCCGAGCCCGTTGCCCCGCCGCCCGCGCCCCCACCGCCCGCCGGCATGGCGCGCCCGACCATGATCGTCGACACGCCGGTACGCGCGGGCCAGCGCGTCTGGGCGCAGGGCGGCGACCTGGTGGTGACCTCCACGGTGAATGCGGGGGCCGAAGTGATCGCGGACGGCAACATCCATGTCTATGGCGCGCTGCGCGGGCGGGCGATCGCCGGCGGCGGCGACAATGCCGAGGCTCGGATCTTCGCGCAGAATTTCGACCCGGAGCTCGTCTCCATCGCCGGCTATTACGCGGTGCGCGACGGGCTCCAGGGGGCGCCGATCGGCAAGGCCGTGCAGGTGCGCCTGACCGGCGAGCGCATGCGCTTCGACCCGATCGGGTAG
- the minD gene encoding septum site-determining protein MinD — MAQVVVVTSGKGGVGKTTSSAAFATGLAQRGKKTVVIDFDVGLRNLDLIMGVERRVVFDIVNVISGEARLNQALIRDKRVDTLSILPASQTRDKDALTKEGVQKIIEELAKDFDYILCDSPAGIEKGALLALYFADQAIVVTNPEVSSVRDSDRILGVLQSRSKRAEEKKDPVKEHLLVTRFDPVRVERGEMLKLEDIQEILSIPLLGVIPESESVLKASNTGTPVIMDAESMAGQAYADAVSRFLGEEKPHRFLEVEKKGIFKRLFGGRAA, encoded by the coding sequence ATGGCACAGGTCGTCGTCGTCACATCGGGCAAGGGGGGCGTGGGCAAGACCACATCCTCCGCCGCCTTCGCAACGGGCCTCGCGCAGCGGGGCAAGAAGACCGTCGTCATCGATTTCGACGTGGGTCTGCGTAACCTCGACCTCATCATGGGGGTCGAGCGGCGGGTGGTGTTCGACATCGTCAACGTGATTTCCGGCGAGGCGCGGCTGAACCAGGCGCTGATCCGCGACAAGCGCGTGGACACGCTGTCGATCCTTCCCGCCAGCCAGACCCGCGACAAGGACGCGCTGACCAAGGAAGGCGTGCAGAAGATCATCGAGGAACTGGCGAAGGACTTTGACTACATTCTGTGCGACAGCCCCGCCGGCATCGAGAAGGGCGCGCTGCTGGCGCTGTACTTCGCCGACCAGGCGATCGTGGTGACCAACCCGGAAGTGTCCTCGGTGCGCGATTCCGACCGCATCCTGGGCGTGCTCCAGTCGCGCTCCAAGCGCGCCGAGGAGAAGAAGGACCCGGTCAAGGAACACCTGCTGGTCACGCGCTTCGATCCCGTGCGCGTCGAGCGCGGCGAGATGCTGAAGCTCGAGGACATCCAGGAGATCCTGTCCATCCCGCTGCTCGGCGTGATCCCGGAGAGCGAGAGCGTGCTGAAGGCGTCCAACACCGGCACGCCGGTGATCATGGATGCCGAGAGCATGGCCGGCCAGGCCTATGCCGACGCCGTCTCCCGCTTCCTGGGTGAGGAGAAGCCGCACCGCTTCCTCGAGGTCGAGAAGAAGGGGATCTTCAAGCGACTGTTCGGGGGGAGGGCTGCGTGA